GGGAATGGAGAATAAGGCAGTGGATGCGTTATCGAGACAGGTCGCACCTCACGAACTGTTTGCTGTTTCAATGACTACTGCCTTACAGCTAGAAGAGATAGCGTGTGAAGTTGACAAGGATCCTGCGTTGCAGTAACTTCGTACGGAAGTACAGGCAGACTCATCAAAACACCCTGATTTCTCGGCCGTACAAGGGAGGCTGCTTCGTAAGGGAAAGTTGGTATTACCTAAGACCTCCACTTTGATTGGGGTTATTATGTCAAGAGTATCATGATGGGAAATTGGGAGGTCCACGGGGGAGTTCTCAAGATACAGAGGAGAATTGGAGAGCTATTTTTTTGGGAGGGGATGATGACTGACATCAGACGCTTTGTCTCTGTGTGGCAGGTGTGTCAGCGCCACAAATACTCCACATTGGCCCCAGGAGGATTGCTTCAACCATTACCGGTTCCGGAGCAGGTTTGGGAGGACATCTCCATGGACTTTGTTGAGGGTCTTCCGCGTTCTCGAGGCTTGAATACAGTCATGGTGGTGGTGGACAGGCTCTCAAAATATAGTCACTTCATCGGTCTCAGCCACCCATTCACTGCGACTGATGTAGCTCTCGTGTTCATACAAGAGATTGTCAAACTACATGGGTTCCCTCGATCCATCGTCTCCGACCGCGACAAGGTTTTCACTAGTGCATTTTGGAAAGAACTCTTTCGCCTTTCAGGGACACGCTTGTGCTTCAGCACTGCGTTATCATCCTCAGTCCGATGGGCAAACCAAGGTGACTAACCGAAGTATGGAGACGTATCTATGCTGCTTCGCTAGCGAGAAACCAAAGACCTGGGCCACCTATCTGGCGTGGGCAGAACTAAGTTACAACTCTGCTTTCCACTCAGCTCTGAAGATGACTCCTTTCCGTGCGCTATACGGCAGGGATCCTCCTACTTGGATCAAGTTTGAAAATGGTTCTACTACTAATGGGGAGTTAGAGGGGCAATTGAAAGATAGGGATGGAGTGTTGAAACTGTTGAGGGAGAATCTGCACCGTGCCCAACAAATCATGAAGGACAAGGTTGATAAGCATAGACGGGAGATGACTTTTGAAGTGGGTGAGTGGGTCTATGTGAAATTGCGTCCTTACAGACAGAAAACTTTAGCAAGGAGACTCAATGAAAAGTTGTATGCACGTTTCTATGGTCCGTTCGAGATTGAGGCGAAGATTGGGAAGGTTGCATATAAAGTGAAGCTACCCGAGGAGGCAAAAATTCACCCCAGGTTCCACGTTTCTCAGTTGAAAAAAACAGTAGGGGAAACGAGTGACAGCTTACCTTTGCCTCCGCAGTTGAACAGCGAAGGTGAACTAATTGTGGTTCCTGAAGGAGTGGTGGCGTCGCGTGTTCACGAGGTACTGATCAGAAGGAGGTACTGATTAAGTGGAAGGGTCTTCCTGATCATGAGTGTTCTTGGGAATGGGTTTCTGCAATAAAAAAACGTTTTCCGTCCTTTGACCTTGAGGACAAGGTCAATTTCGTTGGGGATGGTATTGATACGTACGAGGCCTTACACCCGCCGATCGTGTATCAATACTATCGCAGGGTCCAAAAGTGAGGAAAGAAAAGTAGACGTTTGGCCCAAAGAGCGTTGGTACTTGAGGACAGATTCTAAAAGAAGAATAATGAATAACGGTCTGGTTGCTGAGTCACATACAAGATCACGTGCGTCGTTGGTCATCAGGAGAGCATGGAATCATGAACCGCTAGTGTAACAACTTTTAGTATAAAGAGGAGAGTAGTACGATAGAGAGAGGTTATCAATTGTGTTGCCATTTCAGCCAAAAGAAGAGTGAGAAACTCCTAAGAAAAACGCGTTTGTACTCGCTAGGGTCAATACAATCATCTTTTTTCCTTTTCTCGGTTCTTTTACAAAATTCGATACATCAAAAGTGTATCAGTTTTCACTTCCAATAATAGTTTTGTAACATGATGGATATGGATGGAACAATGTAATAAAAAGAGAAGAAGACAGTTTGGTAACATTTTAATCGAAATTTTGTCTGAGTTGCATCTCAGTTTCACTTTTCCAAGAAGCGTGAGAGGATTGCCCTCTCATTCTTTTGCTCTTCTCTTTATCTTTGATCGTAGAGCCTTTCTTCTTTGCATCTACGTCCGGTAATGGCCGGTCACCACAAAGTGGGCATACCATTCCTCTCGCGCTTGTATATGTTTTTGGTACTCCACATTGCAGACACATCCTAAACACGACAAAAAAAAACACTAATCAAGCTCTGATTTTGCAATATGAGTTGATGAAGAGACAAAGGGATAGCTATATATTCATATACCTTAAGAGATCTGCAGCTTCTTCTGCATTTGGATTGGCTGCAGTAGATATCCGCTTTTCACCATTCTCTGAAGATGATGGTGCATCAATATCGTTTCTGACTCTCTCATGGATCCCAACAAGTTGAGGTTTTGCTTCCATGACAACACCTATAAACCAGCCGATAGAGACAATACCCATCAGTGTTAAGCTAGCTTTAAAAGCAGAATCCGAAAACCAAATTAGATAGAGATAATAACTCAGTTCCTTGTTTTCTAATGCACAACGTTTATGCTTCAAAGTACCCTAAACAAGCCAAGCTTCTAAAAAACTCAACCTTTCCCATCTATTTTTGGTTACCGATCAATAATCCTATTAACCTCTATAATCCTAAGAATTTGAATGGCATTGATGTGTACCTTTAGTACAATCTAACAGCGTCAAAAGATGAACCTTGTCATTTTTGAAATAACAAAAAAAAGCTAGAAAGATGCAAACAAGTGGTTGGTAGTACCTTTAGGTTTAGCTTTCTTCTTTTTGCGGGTAAGACGCTTAGCATGCTCAGCATCTCTAGCTGTAGCTTCTTCATCCGCTTCAGTGCGGTTGTTTAGAAACTCCGGTGGCCCTGATATCTGCAAATTTATTCACAGAAACAAAGCAAACCAGTTCACAGACTTGCTAGGCCAACTAACCCTAACAAGTTTTCACTATCGAATCTCTCTAATATTCAAACATAAACCCTAAAAGCCCTAAAATTCAATTTACAGATCATTCGGTTTCACCGCGAATCTACTCAATCGACTAGTCGAATTTGATGAATTCTAGGGTTACCAAGTATAAAAAAGAGAATGATGACCTGAGAGAAAACGTCGTTAGCTGAAGGAAGGCCAGAGTCTTTGGCGGAGTGGGATGCAGAGAAATCGAACACTGAAGAAGAAGATCCGTATCTCTCAACGCCATGATTCTCGTCTTCTTCGTCGGAGTTCTCGTAATCCCTCTCCTCTGCATCTTCTTCTTCTGCAGAAGAATAACCTTGGAGCAGCGTCAAGCTCATCTTCGAAGATCTGTCGTCTCTCAATGAGCCGCAAAATCGAATATAAAAAGAACTTCTGTTTATTTATGCTTTAGCCCCCTAGATGTACTGTAAATCGCATTCCAATCCCCGGTTCAAACCGGAAGTAGAGAGTTTCCGGTTTAGTTAGAAAGATTTATAAACCGATTTGGTCTGCTGCTTGTGAGGCAAAAACCTTTGAGATGATAAGAAGCTTTCGGTTAACCTCTTTGCTCTCGGCCGCTAAACCTCTCCGCTCTTTTGCTTGTTCATCTTCTCCGGCGAGAGTAGCACCGCCATGCGCGTCGTTTGCAGAGGAAAAATCAAGTCCACCACCAAATTCTCTTAGTATAACTCCTCCCAAGACTCCGCTATTCCTTACAAAGCCGTCGCACGCAGCTCCTTTGTCGGAGGTTTGGAAATGGCACGACTGGGCGAAAGATCTCGCCTCCTCCGTAGATAATTCTTCAACCAAGGCTGAAGACAGCCTCGACTCTATCCTCCTCCTCCGCGAGCTGAAATGGCTAATCGAAGACTCGATCGAAGCCGATCATCCGGTGATTACCGGAACGGAAGTAACGTACGACGGAGAGAAGAGTGTGAAGCTGAGAGCGTCGTTGGAGGAGCTATACGATCTATGGCGTCAGAGGATAGAGAAGCGGCGGCCGTTTCAGTACGTGGTGGGATGCGAGCACTGGAGAGATCTGGTGCTGTGCGTCGAGGAAGGTGTTCTTATTCCGAGACCAGAGACGGAGCTCATCGTCGATATGGTGGAGAAAGTGGTAACGAGAGACGAATGGTTTAAGAGAGGGACTTGGGCCGATCTCGGAACAGGAAGCGGCGCGATTGCGATCGGCGTTGCTAGAGTCTTGGGTGGTTGTGGGAGAGTTGTAGCCACAGATCTCAGTCCCGTGGCGATCGCCGTTGCGGGAAACAATGTTAAAAGATACGGCCTTGAGGTTAGTAGGTTGGAGAGATTCTTAAACATTCTTTGAGCTTTGGTTTCTTTGTTACCTTAAGTGATAACGTTTTGGTTTGTATCCAGGGAGTGATTGAAGTAAGAGAAGGTTCTTGGTTTGAGCCATTGAAAGAACTTGAAGGAAAGCTTGTGGGGCTTGTGAGTAATCCACCGTACATACCAAGTGATGACATTCCAGGTTTACAAGCTGAGGTTGGTAGACACGAACCGAAACTTGCGTTGGACGGTGGTGTCGATGGGACTGATAGTCTTCTCCATCTTTGTGATGGGGCTTCTCGGATGCTTACGAGCGGCGGCTTCTTCGCTTTCGAGGTTACTCTCTCTCTCCCTCTTTCTCCAAATCCTTCACTACTTACTTAGACTCCTTTTGCATTTGAACGAGTGTAAGATTTGCTACTAAAAGATCAAGTGTCAGTAGTATCATTTACACTACATTTGTATTAATAATCACATGATCCACCATGAATGATGAATCTTTTGATGGTGCAGACCAATGGAGAGAAGCAAAGCAAGATGATCGTTGATTACATGACCGTTGATCTCAAGAACAGTTTCTCTGATGTGAAGATAGTTTCTGATTTTGCTGGAATCTGTCGGTTCGTGACTGGCTTTCGTCTCTGAGATTTAAATCTACTCACTGTGGTGCCATTTCCCTATAATATATGTACTAATTGAGCTACAAAATGTATGGAGTTGTGAAATTATTTTTTTGCTCAAAATTATGAACTGAGTTCAGCGGAAGAATCTTGTTTGTTTCTCAATATCAAGATTAGGCCTGGGCGTTCGGTTTCGGACCGGTTGATTCGGATTTTCTGTATTATGCTCATAAGTACCATTCGGTTTTTACTAATTATCAGATCGGGTTCGGTTCCTTCCGGATTCGGTTCGGATTGGATTTAACTAATGTTTAAAATCGTACAAAAATATATTTTTAAAACCTCGAAAACTGACCAAAATCATTTCAAAATATATAAATTATTTACAAATCTAATTAAAAATTAGTTAAACTATCTAAATTAACTAAAAAGTATTCAAAATAACAAATAAAACAAACTACAAAAATATTTTGAATACTCTAAAATATCTAAATCACCTTAATATATATAAAAGCATTAACATATTTAACTAATTTCGGATATCTTCGAATCCTAATTCGGATTTCGGTTCGGTTCGGTTCGGTTCGGATTATAACCAAAATCCGAAGTAGTAAGTTCATAAATCCCATTCGGATATTTTTGTAAAACAGTTCGAATTCGGTTTCGGTTTTTCTGGTTCTGTTAAGATCGGTACTTCGGGTTGAGTTAAAAACGCTCCGACCTGATCAAGATGGAAGGAGTACAAAAGTAACAGCTTTTCAAATTGATACATCATAATAGTATAAAATCATTGGTAAATGACGTGATTATAATGGATTGTAATACGAATATGGGCTTTTAAAAGCCCATACTAGATTACATTTTGTAGAGTGGCCCATTTTATGCTTTATATAGTTCATCACTCAGCTTCCAGACTTTAGGTTTTTTAGCAGAATCGATTTCACGTAAAGCTCCCGCCGCCTCCTTCTACAGGTGCGTTGATTGCTCCGTCCTACTGATAACGTCTTCGTTTTCTCAGCGCTTCTTTCGATCTTGGATCTTTCTTAGTGTCACTTACATGTTCGTATAAGCTTTGCGTGATGATTTTGGAGTCTTAGTTTCTTAGTTTTTTCAATGTTGTTCTCGCTGCTCAATGGTCTATAGCACTTGTAGAACATTTTTCTGACTTAGGGAATCTGTGGTGCAAGAACAATAGTTGTTGGTTATTTGTTGATTTGATCTTTGGTTGATATGGGGATCTTAAATATGCCACGTTTCTGTGAATGCAG
The DNA window shown above is from Brassica oleracea var. oleracea cultivar TO1000 chromosome C3, BOL, whole genome shotgun sequence and carries:
- the LOC106334579 gene encoding uncharacterized protein LOC106334579, encoding MSLTLLQGYSSAEEEDAEERDYENSDEEDENHGVERYGSSSSVFDFSASHSAKDSGLPSANDVFSQISGPPEFLNNRTEADEEATARDAEHAKRLTRKKKKAKPKGVVMEAKPQLVGIHERVRNDIDAPSSSENGEKRISTAANPNAEEAADLLRMCLQCGVPKTYTSARGMVCPLCGDRPLPDVDAKKKGSTIKDKEKSKRMRGQSSHASWKSETEMQLRQNFD
- the LOC106329427 gene encoding release factor glutamine methyltransferase — protein: MIRSFRLTSLLSAAKPLRSFACSSSPARVAPPCASFAEEKSSPPPNSLSITPPKTPLFLTKPSHAAPLSEVWKWHDWAKDLASSVDNSSTKAEDSLDSILLLRELKWLIEDSIEADHPVITGTEVTYDGEKSVKLRASLEELYDLWRQRIEKRRPFQYVVGCEHWRDLVLCVEEGVLIPRPETELIVDMVEKVVTRDEWFKRGTWADLGTGSGAIAIGVARVLGGCGRVVATDLSPVAIAVAGNNVKRYGLEGVIEVREGSWFEPLKELEGKLVGLVSNPPYIPSDDIPGLQAEVGRHEPKLALDGGVDGTDSLLHLCDGASRMLTSGGFFAFETNGEKQSKMIVDYMTVDLKNSFSDVKIVSDFAGICRFVTGFRL